From bacterium, a single genomic window includes:
- a CDS encoding LuxR C-terminal-related transcriptional regulator, with translation GVWLVDLGPLFDPTLVPRTVAASLALPEQPEKPILATLKGYLQVRRLLLILDNCEHLIGASAELAEALLQACPDVRILATSRETLGIAGESVWRAPSLSAPGSGESPSIEYLREYEAVQLFEARAAAVCSDFRVTAENAAAVAQICRRLDGIPLAIELAAARIRVLPVEQLVAKLDDRFRVLTGGSRTALPRQQTLRAAMDWSYDLLPERERLLLRRLSVFAGGWTLEAAETICAGGGIESPDVLDLLTKLVDKSLVVVQPPRGEARYRLLETVRQYARDWLVESEETAEVRGRHRDWFLALVERTHEAGYEPVWHPPGVLERLDRDHENLRAALGWSATEKAGAEPGLRLAGALAPFWHNRGYYAEGRRWLEGALVRCHEASPAARARALGGASLLAWRQADYEPARQLAERLVALGREQGDKAATTHGLIRLGLIVGRGYQDFPRATVLFEEALTLARELGDRKQIAHILANLSATARHQGDYDRAAVFAEESLTEVRAFSSSGGVGYVLRHLGHIRLAQGYLERAAKLYAESLRSDAVPSFVVIECLEGLAGVAGGRGQHQRAARLFGAADAVREAIGFPRRPPDNDHHERAVASVRSAFGDAAFETAVVQGRSMGLDDAVAYALTDPGVERRERAGGEPGTAAKDQGPLTARECEVAALIARGLTNREIASTLFISERTADAHVRHILDKLGFGSRTQIAAWAVEHGLPAPSSAGRDPA, from the coding sequence AACTGCGAGCATCTGATCGGCGCAAGTGCCGAACTCGCTGAAGCGCTGCTCCAGGCCTGTCCGGACGTTCGGATCCTCGCCACCAGCCGCGAAACGCTTGGCATCGCAGGAGAATCCGTTTGGCGCGCGCCCTCGCTGTCCGCGCCTGGCTCCGGGGAATCGCCATCCATCGAGTACCTTCGGGAGTACGAGGCCGTGCAATTGTTTGAGGCGAGGGCGGCGGCTGTCTGCTCCGACTTTCGCGTCACCGCCGAGAACGCTGCGGCCGTGGCGCAGATCTGCCGCCGCCTGGACGGGATCCCGCTCGCGATCGAACTGGCCGCCGCGCGCATCAGGGTGCTCCCGGTCGAGCAGCTGGTCGCCAAACTGGACGACCGGTTCCGAGTGCTCACAGGCGGGAGCCGGACAGCGCTCCCCCGGCAGCAGACGCTTCGCGCGGCCATGGACTGGAGCTATGACCTGCTTCCAGAGCGGGAGCGATTGCTGCTGCGGCGACTCTCAGTGTTTGCGGGCGGCTGGACGCTGGAGGCCGCCGAGACGATCTGCGCGGGCGGGGGAATCGAGTCTCCGGATGTGCTCGATCTGCTCACAAAGCTCGTGGACAAGTCGCTCGTTGTGGTCCAGCCCCCGCGCGGAGAGGCCCGGTACCGCTTGCTCGAAACGGTTCGACAGTACGCCCGCGACTGGCTGGTGGAGTCAGAGGAGACGGCGGAGGTTCGCGGGCGGCATCGGGACTGGTTCCTGGCACTCGTCGAGCGCACCCACGAGGCAGGATACGAGCCCGTGTGGCATCCCCCCGGGGTACTCGAGCGGCTCGACCGCGACCACGAGAATCTCCGCGCAGCGCTGGGGTGGAGCGCCACCGAGAAGGCCGGCGCGGAACCGGGGCTGCGCCTCGCGGGCGCCCTCGCGCCGTTCTGGCACAACCGTGGGTACTATGCGGAGGGGCGGCGATGGCTGGAAGGTGCGCTCGTCCGGTGCCACGAGGCCTCGCCAGCTGCTCGGGCGCGGGCGCTCGGCGGTGCGTCGCTACTGGCATGGCGTCAGGCCGACTACGAGCCCGCCAGACAACTCGCGGAACGGCTGGTGGCGCTGGGGCGCGAGCAGGGGGACAAAGCTGCCACCACCCATGGGTTAATACGGCTCGGTCTGATCGTCGGGAGAGGGTACCAGGATTTCCCGCGAGCGACGGTGCTCTTCGAGGAAGCCCTGACGCTCGCGAGGGAGCTCGGCGATCGTAAACAGATCGCGCATATCCTCGCAAACCTCAGTGCGACGGCGCGCCATCAGGGTGACTACGACCGGGCCGCGGTGTTTGCCGAGGAGAGCCTTACCGAGGTCAGGGCGTTTTCGAGCTCTGGAGGGGTTGGCTATGTGCTCCGCCACCTCGGGCACATCCGTCTCGCGCAAGGGTATCTCGAGCGAGCGGCCAAACTGTACGCCGAGAGCCTGCGTTCCGATGCGGTGCCTTCCTTCGTCGTCATTGAGTGTCTGGAGGGATTGGCCGGCGTGGCCGGTGGACGCGGGCAGCACCAGCGGGCGGCGCGCCTGTTTGGCGCCGCGGACGCGGTGCGCGAGGCGATTGGGTTTCCCCGTCGCCCACCCGACAATGACCACCACGAGCGCGCCGTGGCATCGGTGCGCTCGGCGTTCGGCGATGCGGCCTTCGAGACGGCCGTCGTCCAAGGCCGGTCCATGGGGCTGGATGATGCCGTCGCGTATGCCCTGACCGATCCCGGCGTGGAGCGGCGCGAGCGCGCGGGCGGCGAGCCGGGGACCGCGGCAAAAGACCAGGGGCCACTGACCGCGAGAGAGTGCGAGGTCGCGGCGCTCATTGCGCGCGGGCTCACCAACCGGGAGATCGCCTCCACGCTATTCATCTCCGAGCGCACGGCTGACGCCCACGTCCGACATATCCTGGACAAGTTAGGGTTCGGTTCTCGGACTCAGATCGCGGCGTGGGCGGTCGAGCACGGGCTGCCTGCCCCGTCTTCCGCCGGACGAGACCCCGCGTAG
- a CDS encoding substrate-binding domain-containing protein, with the protein MKLPRRQLLHLAAGAATLAVAPRSATAEQGQAAQIPSEPLVWPIVTKAPPEVPKFAGHANTVPDIVGRLGAPASLVIFTEGNHLMVLLGDDIVGVFPTWAKSRPQYADLNLDNVVVVTLPQPLLVRMIRTGGIALGNLTLDVSRKSGFYPDIVMGYPGPLRQLHELRVIESRVRFFSRNRGPALLVRKGNPLGIHSLTDVARTGARLALPEPSDLRTRYRAMIDELIGKPAADAFFAAEAPDFPGRLGIMHRDIPEMVARSYADVALTWYHLISYWTRIFPNRFALVPISGAERFFVEIAFGRVIDPLRPRALEAFDEFFFSRAKDVYPRYDFARMNDREYGTPMVLE; encoded by the coding sequence ATGAAACTTCCACGCAGACAACTTCTCCATCTGGCAGCGGGCGCCGCGACGCTCGCTGTGGCGCCACGCAGTGCGACAGCAGAACAGGGGCAGGCGGCACAGATACCGTCTGAGCCGCTCGTGTGGCCCATCGTGACGAAAGCGCCACCGGAAGTGCCCAAGTTCGCGGGCCATGCCAACACGGTTCCCGACATTGTCGGCCGCCTCGGTGCGCCGGCCAGTCTCGTCATCTTCACCGAAGGCAATCACCTGATGGTATTGCTCGGCGACGATATCGTCGGCGTATTCCCGACATGGGCCAAGTCGCGGCCACAATACGCCGATCTGAATCTAGACAACGTAGTGGTCGTGACCCTGCCCCAGCCCCTTCTCGTACGGATGATACGTACTGGAGGAATCGCGCTAGGCAACCTCACGCTCGACGTCAGCCGTAAATCTGGTTTCTACCCCGATATCGTCATGGGTTACCCCGGCCCCTTGCGACAGTTGCATGAGCTCCGAGTGATCGAGTCGCGTGTGCGTTTCTTTTCAAGGAATCGCGGCCCTGCGCTGCTTGTCCGCAAAGGCAATCCACTCGGGATTCATAGCCTCACCGATGTGGCACGCACCGGTGCACGGCTCGCGCTACCGGAACCGTCAGATCTCCGTACTAGGTACCGCGCTATGATCGACGAGTTGATCGGAAAACCCGCAGCCGATGCCTTCTTCGCCGCGGAGGCGCCGGACTTTCCAGGTCGCCTAGGCATTATGCATCGCGATATTCCCGAGATGGTCGCCCGCAGTTATGCGGATGTCGCCCTCACATGGTATCACCTCATTTCCTATTGGACGCGGATATTCCCAAACCGCTTCGCGTTGGTACCCATTTCGGGCGCGGAGCGGTTTTTTGTAGAGATCGCCTTTGGCCGCGTAATCGATCCGCTGCGCCCCCGTGCTCTCGAGGCTTTCGACGAGTTCTTCTTTAGCCGGGCAAAAGATGTTTATCCCCGCTACGATTTTGCACGGATGAACGACAGGGAGTACGGGACACCTATGGTGCTCGAGTGA
- a CDS encoding nicotinate phosphoribosyltransferase has product MDAKNRLHSASHDEILAGHTSDIYFVRTLEILRSLGLADVPVVAEIFPSLDGICVGVDEVRYLLRDNGVKIESLSEGESFAAREVIMRIEGPYARFGMYETVLLGMLAQPSGWATAAREVVTAAGEKPAYVFGARHVHPAVAPVMERAAILGGMRGAACILGAKLAGQEPVGTMPHAFVLIVGDTVRAAVAYHERMPARVPRLVLVDTFTDEAVEALRVAEALGPDLSAIRLDTPRERGSVTPDLVREVRARLTLAGHPNIQIFVSGGLTPERIAALAEAGADAFGVGSHVSAARPIDMTMDLREVNGRPLAKRGRTPGRTPTPRLHR; this is encoded by the coding sequence GTGGACGCGAAGAACCGGCTCCACAGCGCGTCCCACGATGAGATTCTGGCCGGCCATACCAGCGATATCTACTTTGTACGGACGCTCGAGATCCTCCGATCCCTCGGACTGGCGGACGTCCCGGTCGTCGCCGAGATCTTCCCCAGCCTCGACGGAATCTGCGTCGGAGTAGACGAGGTCCGCTATCTTCTCCGCGACAACGGAGTCAAGATCGAGAGCCTCTCCGAGGGAGAGTCGTTCGCCGCTCGGGAAGTGATCATGCGGATCGAGGGCCCCTACGCGCGCTTCGGCATGTATGAGACGGTCCTGCTGGGCATGCTCGCGCAGCCCAGCGGGTGGGCCACCGCGGCGCGGGAAGTGGTGACGGCGGCCGGCGAGAAGCCGGCCTACGTCTTCGGCGCCCGCCACGTCCACCCCGCCGTCGCACCGGTGATGGAACGTGCGGCGATTCTCGGGGGGATGCGCGGAGCCGCCTGCATCCTGGGCGCCAAGCTGGCGGGGCAGGAGCCCGTCGGCACCATGCCGCACGCCTTCGTGCTGATCGTCGGTGACACGGTACGGGCCGCGGTTGCCTATCACGAACGGATGCCGGCCCGCGTTCCCCGCCTTGTGCTCGTCGACACCTTCACCGACGAGGCGGTCGAGGCCCTACGCGTCGCCGAGGCGCTCGGCCCCGATCTTTCGGCGATCAGGTTGGATACCCCGCGCGAAAGGGGCAGCGTCACCCCCGACCTCGTTCGAGAGGTCCGGGCCCGCCTCACGCTAGCCGGTCACCCAAACATTCAGATCTTCGTTTCTGGCGGGCTGACTCCGGAGCGCATCGCCGCGTTGGCGGAAGCCGGGGCTGATGCGTTTGGCGTGGGGAGCCACGTCAGTGCCGCGCGGCCGATCGATATGACGATGGATCTTCGGGAGGTCAACGGACGGCCCCTCGCCAAGCGCGGCCGCACGCCCGGCCGGACACCGACGCCTCGGCTCCACCGCTGA
- the secG gene encoding preprotein translocase subunit SecG: MSTAVLILHFIVAVAVVGVIVLQGPKGEGLGSIGGGGARLFHGPKPRETLLLRVTSALAILFGATSLYLILTHYANPIH, translated from the coding sequence GTGTCGACGGCTGTGCTGATTCTTCATTTTATTGTGGCCGTGGCCGTGGTCGGAGTGATCGTGCTCCAGGGGCCAAAAGGCGAGGGGTTGGGCTCGATCGGCGGCGGCGGGGCCAGGCTGTTTCATGGTCCCAAGCCAAGGGAGACGCTGCTGCTTCGGGTCACCTCCGCGCTCGCCATTCTCTTCGGAGCGACTTCGTTGTATTTGATCCTGACTCACTACGCCAACCCCATTCACTAA
- the tpiA gene encoding triose-phosphate isomerase, whose protein sequence is MRTPLIAGNWKMHLTIAEALRLVDEVKAALRALSGVEVVICPPATALSAVGQALIGTRWGLGGQTMHWESKGAYTGEISAPMLVDVGCRYVILGHSERRQYFGETDETVGRKVRAAFEHELIPIVCVGERLEEREAGRADAVITRQVSVAVREHAHDRLRRLVVAYEPVWAIGTGRTATGTEANRVAGIIRSTLAAAGSAGAASEVRILYGGSVKPENIEEFTGQPEIDGALVGGASLDALAFAAIAQAAGKPVT, encoded by the coding sequence ATGCGGACTCCTCTCATCGCCGGCAACTGGAAGATGCACCTGACGATCGCGGAGGCGCTTCGCCTCGTCGACGAGGTGAAGGCGGCCCTGAGGGCGCTCTCGGGCGTGGAGGTTGTGATCTGTCCTCCGGCCACGGCGCTGTCCGCTGTCGGCCAAGCCCTGATCGGCACGCGCTGGGGCCTGGGTGGCCAGACGATGCACTGGGAATCAAAGGGGGCGTACACCGGCGAGATCAGCGCACCGATGCTGGTGGATGTCGGGTGTCGGTACGTGATCCTCGGCCATTCGGAGCGCCGCCAGTACTTCGGTGAGACCGACGAGACCGTCGGTCGGAAAGTGCGTGCCGCGTTCGAGCATGAGTTGATCCCGATCGTGTGCGTTGGGGAACGGCTCGAGGAGCGTGAGGCGGGGAGGGCCGACGCGGTCATCACACGGCAGGTCTCCGTCGCGGTCCGCGAGCACGCGCATGACCGCCTCCGTCGACTGGTCGTCGCCTACGAGCCGGTCTGGGCGATCGGCACCGGCCGCACCGCCACCGGAACGGAGGCGAATCGGGTCGCCGGCATCATCCGGAGCACGCTGGCCGCAGCGGGGAGCGCCGGCGCGGCATCAGAGGTCCGGATCCTTTACGGGGGAAGCGTAAAGCCCGAGAACATCGAGGAGTTCACCGGCCAACCGGAGATCGACGGCGCGCTGGTGGGAGGAGCCAGCCTGGACGCCCTGGCCTTCGCGGCCATTGCCCAGGCGGCAGGGAAGCCCGTCACCTAG
- a CDS encoding phosphoglycerate kinase — protein MRKKTVRDIDVSGRRVFVRVDFNVPLEEGRISDDHRISAALPTITYLRDHGAAVILASHLGRPRGPDPSLRLDPVAQRLGELLGRPVRKLDDCVGPEVDAAARTMQPGDVVLLENLRFHKEEEANDGAFARALAQNAQIYVNDAFGTAHRAHASTVGVAKLLPAVAGLLMERELTFLGKVLEAPTKPLVVILGGKKVEDKIGVIRNLLRLAQTMLIGGGMCYTFLRAAGGRVGASLCEDDKLDLARELLADAERRGVRLILPLDVVAAQRVAADAPVRVVEAREIPDGWMGLDIGPRTEATFGAPITAAGTIVWNGPMGVFELAPFAGGTRAIASAVAESCAESIVGGGDTASAVEQFGLAAKMTHVSTGGGATLEFMEGKILPGVAALQDAA, from the coding sequence GTGAGAAAGAAGACCGTCCGGGATATCGATGTCTCCGGCCGCCGGGTCTTCGTCCGGGTCGACTTCAACGTCCCGCTCGAAGAAGGCCGGATCTCCGACGATCACCGCATCAGCGCGGCGCTCCCCACGATCACGTACCTTCGCGACCACGGGGCGGCTGTGATCCTGGCGTCGCACCTCGGCCGTCCCAGGGGACCGGATCCATCGCTGCGGCTGGACCCCGTGGCCCAACGGCTGGGGGAGCTGCTTGGGCGGCCGGTTCGTAAGCTCGATGATTGTGTCGGTCCCGAGGTCGACGCCGCGGCCCGCACGATGCAGCCGGGGGATGTCGTGCTCCTCGAGAACCTGCGGTTTCACAAGGAGGAAGAGGCCAACGATGGAGCCTTTGCCCGCGCCCTCGCCCAGAACGCCCAGATCTATGTGAACGATGCCTTCGGGACAGCCCACCGCGCCCACGCCAGCACCGTGGGGGTGGCGAAACTCCTCCCCGCCGTCGCGGGGCTCCTGATGGAGCGCGAACTCACGTTTCTCGGAAAAGTCCTCGAGGCACCGACGAAGCCGTTGGTCGTGATCCTCGGCGGGAAGAAGGTGGAAGACAAGATCGGGGTCATCCGCAATCTCCTCCGGCTCGCGCAAACGATGCTGATCGGCGGTGGGATGTGCTACACGTTCCTCCGGGCCGCGGGCGGCCGGGTCGGAGCGTCGCTGTGCGAGGACGATAAGCTCGACCTAGCCCGCGAGCTGCTGGCCGACGCGGAGCGCAGGGGTGTTCGTCTGATACTTCCCCTCGACGTGGTGGCGGCGCAGCGAGTGGCCGCCGACGCCCCTGTGCGGGTGGTGGAGGCGCGGGAGATCCCCGACGGATGGATGGGGCTCGACATTGGGCCACGGACAGAAGCCACGTTCGGCGCGCCGATCACGGCTGCGGGAACCATCGTATGGAACGGTCCGATGGGGGTCTTCGAGTTGGCCCCGTTCGCCGGCGGCACGCGGGCGATCGCGAGCGCCGTGGCGGAGTCCTGCGCCGAATCGATCGTGGGGGGCGGCGATACGGCGTCCGCCGTCGAGCAGTTTGGGCTCGCCGCCAAGATGACCCACGTCAGCACCGGTGGGGGGGCGACCTTGGAATTCATGGAGGGGAAGATCCTGCCGGGCGTGGCTGCGCTCCAGGACGCTGCGTAA
- the gap gene encoding type I glyceraldehyde-3-phosphate dehydrogenase, protein MARIGINGFGRIGRQVLRAILERHPSLEVVAVNDLTDVRTNAHLFKHDSTYGQFPGTVEAQDGKIVISKHPITVLSERDPAKLPWRDHGVELVIESTGRFTDAKKAAGHLDGGAKRVVISAPATNEDVTVNMGVNHTAYDPAKHRVISNGSCTTNCLSVTAMVLSRTFGIKAGFMNTVHSYTNDQVLLDVVHSDLRRARAAALNIIPTTTGAAKAIFLVLPELKGRLNGLALRVPTPTVSVVDLTVTLEKPAAAEEINRAYKRASEEELKGYLGYSEEPLVSMDYKGDPHSGIIDALSTMVVGDAAKVLSWYDNEWGYSCRVADLAAYMVSRGL, encoded by the coding sequence ATGGCGCGGATCGGGATCAACGGGTTTGGCCGGATCGGCCGGCAGGTGCTTCGCGCGATCCTTGAGCGACATCCATCCCTCGAGGTGGTCGCGGTCAACGATCTGACCGACGTTCGGACAAACGCGCACCTATTCAAGCACGACAGCACCTACGGACAATTTCCGGGGACGGTAGAGGCGCAAGACGGGAAGATCGTGATTTCCAAGCACCCCATCACCGTCCTCTCCGAGCGCGACCCGGCGAAGCTCCCCTGGCGGGATCACGGAGTGGAGCTCGTGATCGAGTCGACCGGGCGATTCACGGACGCCAAGAAGGCGGCCGGACATCTCGACGGAGGCGCCAAGCGCGTCGTGATCAGCGCGCCCGCCACGAACGAGGATGTCACGGTGAACATGGGCGTGAACCACACGGCCTACGATCCTGCAAAACACCGCGTCATCAGCAACGGATCGTGTACGACCAACTGTCTGTCCGTGACCGCGATGGTCCTCAGCCGAACCTTCGGGATCAAGGCGGGGTTCATGAACACGGTGCACTCCTACACCAACGACCAGGTCCTCCTCGACGTGGTGCATTCCGACTTGCGTCGCGCCCGCGCGGCGGCGCTCAATATTATTCCCACTACCACCGGCGCCGCAAAAGCCATCTTTCTGGTCCTCCCGGAACTCAAGGGGCGGCTGAACGGGCTGGCGCTGCGCGTCCCCACGCCCACGGTGTCGGTGGTCGACCTCACGGTGACCCTCGAGAAGCCGGCGGCCGCAGAGGAGATCAACCGGGCCTACAAGCGGGCATCCGAGGAGGAGCTCAAGGGCTACCTCGGGTACTCGGAGGAACCGCTCGTCTCTATGGACTATAAGGGCGATCCGCACAGCGGGATCATCGACGCGCTGTCGACGATGGTCGTGGGGGACGCGGCCAAGGTCCTCTCCTGGTACGACAACGAGTGGGGCTACTCATGCCGGGTCGCCGACCTCGCCGCCTACATGGTCAGTCGCGGGTTGTGA
- a CDS encoding Clp1/GlmU family protein, translating to MLEAILDAPGVVAMLGAVDVGKTTTATAIASAVILAKRRTAVVDTDIGQSDIGPPTTVGLSMPRRPARRMREWDALAAFFVGDTSPRDVYPYLIEGAIRSIEQARARQAEVIVMDTTGWIEGAAAVAAKTRKLRRIDPQHVVAIQRQGEVEPILERLPRRIAVHRLRPSSRVRRRSREVRRAARVRRFHQYFLRARPHTLPLGRLLADRLPVYEGREVPQAGMLTVIPAWALRHLLVGLADRDGWLRALGTVVETAPALQTVTVMAPLQSVVGVSVLQWGVLRVAPSGIEVGRLA from the coding sequence ATGCTCGAGGCCATTCTGGACGCCCCCGGCGTCGTCGCGATGCTTGGCGCCGTGGACGTGGGAAAGACGACCACGGCGACCGCGATTGCGAGCGCGGTCATCCTGGCCAAGCGGCGCACCGCGGTCGTGGATACGGATATCGGTCAATCCGATATCGGCCCCCCGACCACCGTGGGCCTCTCGATGCCGCGGCGGCCCGCGAGGCGGATGCGGGAGTGGGACGCACTCGCCGCGTTTTTTGTCGGGGACACGTCTCCGCGCGATGTGTATCCGTATCTGATTGAGGGCGCGATCCGGTCGATCGAGCAGGCTCGGGCTCGACAGGCTGAGGTCATCGTGATGGATACCACGGGGTGGATTGAGGGCGCCGCCGCCGTTGCAGCGAAAACCCGCAAGCTCCGGCGAATCGATCCGCAGCACGTGGTGGCGATCCAACGCCAGGGCGAGGTGGAGCCGATTCTTGAGCGGCTCCCGCGCCGCATCGCCGTCCACCGCCTGCGACCCTCTTCCCGCGTCCGCCGCCGGTCCCGTGAGGTCCGGCGGGCCGCGCGTGTCAGGCGGTTCCACCAGTATTTTTTGCGCGCACGTCCCCACACACTGCCGCTGGGGCGGCTCTTGGCGGATCGGCTGCCCGTCTATGAGGGCCGGGAGGTCCCACAGGCGGGGATGCTGACGGTCATCCCTGCCTGGGCGCTCCGGCACCTGCTCGTGGGGCTGGCCGATCGGGACGGCTGGCTCCGCGCGCTCGGGACGGTCGTCGAGACGGCGCCCGCTCTGCAGACGGTCACCGTGATGGCGCCGCTGCAGTCCGTCGTCGGCGTCAGCGTTCTGCAGTGGGGCGTGCTCAGGGTCGCGCCTTCCGGCATCGAGGTGGGGCGCCTTGCGTGA
- a CDS encoding V-type ATP synthase subunit D — protein sequence MAETISPTRMNLLLRQNQVKLAQQGVDLLKRKRDALVADFFNIVRRALAARERLTKSAEEAYTLLSLAKAVEGREVLEAAALADSRRLEVEIETKNIWGTRIPTITTTEEVHRSILGRGQDPVAVTARTVESADHFEEVVGVILEVASTEVTLRKIGEEIKKTTRRVNALEQVVIPRIRGEIRYIRDVLEQRAREDVFRLKRIKKKLEAKAGGAG from the coding sequence ATGGCTGAAACGATCAGCCCAACCCGGATGAATCTGTTGCTGCGCCAGAATCAGGTGAAGCTGGCCCAGCAGGGCGTGGATTTGTTGAAGCGGAAGCGAGACGCCCTCGTGGCCGACTTCTTCAACATCGTGCGGCGCGCGCTGGCTGCGCGTGAGCGGTTGACCAAGTCGGCCGAGGAGGCGTACACCCTGCTCAGCCTGGCCAAGGCGGTGGAGGGACGGGAGGTGCTCGAAGCCGCGGCCCTCGCGGACTCGCGCCGCCTCGAGGTAGAGATCGAGACCAAGAACATCTGGGGGACCCGCATTCCGACGATCACCACGACCGAGGAGGTTCACCGGTCGATCCTCGGCCGGGGTCAGGATCCGGTGGCCGTGACCGCCCGCACCGTGGAGAGCGCGGATCATTTCGAGGAGGTCGTCGGCGTCATTCTCGAGGTGGCCAGCACCGAGGTCACGCTCCGCAAGATCGGCGAAGAGATCAAGAAGACGACGAGGCGCGTCAACGCGCTCGAACAGGTCGTGATCCCGCGCATCCGCGGGGAGATTCGCTACATTCGGGACGTGCTGGAGCAGCGAGCGCGCGAGGATGTCTTTCGCCTGAAGCGGATCAAGAAGAAGCTGGAGGCGAAGGCGGGCGGAGCCGGATAG